A region from the Brassica napus cultivar Da-Ae chromosome C8, Da-Ae, whole genome shotgun sequence genome encodes:
- the LOC106394445 gene encoding probable 6-phosphogluconolactonase 1 yields the protein MALTWTHKDRGEIRVHENLEELSIDLVDYIAEISEASIKEHGVFCIVLSGGSLINLMGKLVEPPYNKIVDWAKWYVFWADERVVGKNHDDSNYKLAKDTLLSKVNVFPRHICSINDTVSAEDAATEYEFAIRQMVKTRTVIASENSDCPRFDLILLGMGSDGHVASLFPNHPALEVKDDWVTFLTDSPKPPPERITFTLPVINSAASVVVVATGESKANAVHLAIDDLTSLETSPSLPARLVQPSSGNLIWFMDKPAGSKLDGFKFSE from the exons ATGGCACTTACTTGGACTCATAAAGACAGAGGTGAAATTAGGGTTCATGAGAATTTGGAGGAACTAAGCATAGACTTGGTAGATTATATAGCTGAGATATCAGAAGCCTCAATTAAAGAACATGGTGTTTTCTGCATTGTGTTATCAGGAGGTTCTCTCATCAACTTGATGGG AAAGTTGGTCGAGCCTCCTTACAACAAGATTGTGGATTGGGCTAAATGGTATGTTTTTTGGGCGGATGAGCGCGTGGTAGGTAAGAACCATGACGATAGCAACTACAAGCTCGCCAAGGATACTCTCCTCTCTAAG GTAAATGTGTTTCCGAGACATATATGTTCTATTAACGATACGGTCTCGGCTGAGGACGCTGCAACAGAGTATGAGTTCGCTATCAGGCAGATGGTAAAAACACGAACCGTGATTGCGTCTGAGAATAGCGACTGTCCAAGGTTTGATCTCATTTTGCTTGGGATGGGCTCTGATGGACATGTAGCCTCCCTCTTCCCGAACCACCCAGCACTTGAGGTGAAGGACGATTGGGTTACATTCCTAACTGACTCACCTAAACCGCCACCAGAGAGAATCACATTTACTTTGCCAGTCATTAACTCAGCTGCTAGTGTTGTTGTGGTTGCAACCGGCGAATCCAAAGCCAATGCTGTTCACTTAGCGATAGATGATTTGACCTCACTAGAAACCTCTCCTTCCCTGCCTGCTAGGCTGGTCCAGCCAAGCAGTGGGAATCTGATCTGGTTTATGGATAAACCAGCAGGATCTAAACTCGACGGGTTTAAATTCTCTGAGTAG